GAAGACTAAGACTATgaccacccaaaaaaaaaaaaacaaatgaatgaatgaaaaagtCAAAAACTATACCAAAATTCGAGTCAAAGAAAGTCAAGCTATACCGGCACTCTCCTCCGATAAAGACGGTGATTCCGGCTGATGTGCTTATGAACCGTATCAAAATTCGAAACAATCCCAAGACAATTCGTCACATACTCTTTGGAATTCATCATCCCAACCTTGAAATCTTCCGGCAAAATCTTAGAATTCTCATCATTATCCAGCACATCCTCCAATCCATCCAAACAAGTATCCGTATTCGTCAGCGCAGCACTCACCCATCCACGTATATCACTCACCATCTTCTTCGACTCCGACACCATAAACAACCCCTTCTCATCTCTTTTATACTCCTCCTCCTTCTCGTCGATCGAAACTATGGATGTCTCAATCTTATCAATCGCATCCTCAATCAAGCCACGACAATCCCTCAACGCAGCTTCGACTTTCACCCTCTCGCCTCTCCGGTTCACCTTCAGATTCACCGCCACCGCCGGAATCGACGAAGACATGTTCTGCAACTCTCTGGTGGCAACCGTCAACGACAGCTTGAATAAACCATCAGCGTAATGCCTCGCCGGATTGTCCACCGCCGGACCGACGATTTCTTGGTATAACGAATGTTTACATGAGCTGGGGTAATGAGTGACGTTGCAGACGAGATTCAGCATCTCCATTGTCTCGTCCA
This genomic interval from Papaver somniferum cultivar HN1 unplaced genomic scaffold, ASM357369v1 unplaced-scaffold_107, whole genome shotgun sequence contains the following:
- the LOC113327791 gene encoding pectinesterase 1-like, encoding MDIAIPVINNTTTSLKGHHLKDNNNKHDRRLPCFRRTTNKIHFLKPLLIFIVAAAFLLSILITAAFGIGSLIIHNTKSTPSVLTLDETMEMLNLVCNVTHYPSSCKHSLYQEIVGPAVDNPARHYADGLFKLSLTVATRELQNMSSSIPAVAVNLKVNRRGERVKVEAALRDCRGLIEDAIDKIETSIVSIDEKEEEYKRDEKGLFMVSESKKMVSDIRGWVSAALTNTDTCLDGLEDVLDNDENSKILPEDFKVGMMNSKEYVTNCLGIVSNFDTVHKHISRNHRLYRRRVPV